One segment of Belonocnema kinseyi isolate 2016_QV_RU_SX_M_011 chromosome 7, B_treatae_v1, whole genome shotgun sequence DNA contains the following:
- the LOC117175875 gene encoding adenosine deaminase-like protein isoform X3: MKITGSFEEFKLAHSLTNSPKAIYIAACDVIQEFAEENVIYLELRSTPREVEGLMTKDEYTEAIIKAIKTCETKCSIIVKYLVSVDRRHGLQVAEENIDLAIELQKKYPKYVVGLDLSGDPTEGDVFLNLLEKSRDAGLRIAAHCAEVPNEVEIMDILNFRPERLGHCVCIHPSLNGSHKLFQRLLELKIPVELCLSSNVKTKSVPTYSHHQFKYLYKVGHPICICTDDKGVFRTTLSKEFELVASHFDLKNTDLKEICKLSVKYSFATDEEKKCLLQIIKNFN, from the exons AAGTTTCGAAGAATTCAAATTAGCCCACTCTTTGACGAATTCGCCAAAGGCAATTTACATAGCTGCTTGCGATGTTATCCAAGAATTCGCTGAGGAAAATGTAATTTATCTAGAATTGAGAAGCACCCCTCGAGAAGTTGAGGGATTAATGACAAAAGATGAATATACAGAGGCTATCATAAAGGCCATCAA AACATGCGAGACAAAATGCAGCATTATTGTTAAGTATTTAGTCTCTGTTGATCGGCGGCATGGGCTACAAGTTGCTGAAGAAAATATCGATTTGGcgattgaattacaaaaaaaatatccaaagtaCGTTGTTGGCCTCGATTTAAGTGGAGATCCAACAGAGGGTGATGTATTTTTAAACCTATTAGAAAAGTCGAGAGATGCTGGCTTAAGAATTGCAGCCCATTGTGCAGAG GTACCGAATGAAGTAGAGATAATGGATATATTGAATTTCAGACCAGAGAGATTAGGTCATTGTGTTTGTATTCATCCTAGCTTAAATGGTTCACATAAACTTTTCCAAAGATTACTTGAGCTAAAAATTCCAGTAG AGTTATGCCTTAGTTCAAATGTCAAGACAAAATCTGTTCCAACATATTCTCATCACCAATTTAAGTATTTGTATAAAGTAGGACATCCAATATGCATATGt acGGATGACAAAGGTGTTTTCAGAACAACTTTGTCGAAGGAATTTGAATTAGTGGCATCGCATTTTGATCTCAAGAACACTGATTTGAAAGAGATTTGTAAATTATCAGTGAAATACTCTTTTGCGACTGACGAGGAGAAAAAATGTCTgctgcaaataattaaaaatttcaattga